TATGCGCCAAAGTGGACAAAACCCTGGCTCTGGTGGTCGATGGGCTCACCGGCCTCGGCCTGTCGCCTCGTCTCGCTCGCCCCCTACTTCCGCTGTAGATCCATAGTCCCCAAGCTGCACTACTACCTGCCCCTCTTGGGCTCCTTCCACAACTTCCTCCGTCTGCTCAAGCGCTCATCCCGCCTTCTGTCGGCGGACCTCGATAAGTTGGTCAAGCCCAATGTTGCCTTCCTGAGGGAGTGCGGGCTAGGTGATGTGATATTGCCAAGCTGTGTATCTGGGAGCCGAGGATGCTGGCAATTAACCCGGAGCGCGTCCGCGCAATGGTGGCATGTGCTGAAAGATTAGGTGTACCTCGTGGCGATGGGATGTTCAGGCTAGCGCTACAGGCTGTCGCGTTTCTCAACGAGGAGAAGATTGCCGGCAAAGTGGACTACTTGAAGAATACATTCAGGTGGTCTGATGCCCAAGTGCGCATTGCTGTGTGTGGCGCTCCGTTTGTGCTGAGGAAGTCCAAGGAATCTCTGAAGCGTAGGTCTGAGTTCCTATTCTCTGAAGTGGGACTGGAACCCGTTTACGTTGCTCATCGACCGATAATTCTCTGTCTTAGCCTGGATGGACGGGTCAGGCCCAGGTACTATGTTCTGAAGTTCCTCAAGGAAAATGGATTGGTAGATCGCAAGCTGAGCTTCCATACTGCAGTCATGATGACTGAGAAGGTATTTGTGGAGAAGCTCATATGCCCTCACAAGGAAGCCGCACCACACCTCTCTGAAGACTATGAAACAGCTTGCAAAGGGGAAGTGCCAACTAATTTCATATTTACATGAACAAAAAACGGCTATGGAAATTGGTTACAGTGTATGGCGCAACAATGTTATCATCCTGCGTGTAAGCTGTTAGTACTTTCCTGTTTCGTTATTCTTTGCCTAAGATGATGTTGGTTGTTTTCTGTAGTATGCCCGTTACATGACAGTTTGGCATTGCTAAATGCGAACTCCCTATGACACTGATAATTTGGTTCCTGAGCCCAGTATGTTGATGTTGCTATTCCTTACAGAGTATCTCTGTAAATGAGAAGTTCATGGATATATTTGTGTTTCTGACTTCCATTAAAGATCATGGAAATAGGATGTGTGGGTGGACCAATTTTATGATGAACCCAGCATTCACAAAACTAGAAACCAAAATAGTAATGCGGTGTCCTTTTCCACCAAAATGTATCAGTATGATCTGCTTCCATGCCAAAATTTATTTATCATGCATGTTCGTTTTCATTTCCTTGTCTTTTAGATTCCACTCTATGTAAATTAGTACTAACTGTGTTTAATATTTAGGTTAGATTTATAGACACTGAGACCTTCCACTGGTTGTCCACTCTATGTAGGGTTCTGGCTGCATTTAATGAGCAACAGGGGTAGCAATCCCCGCTGCTGTTACCATGCCATTATATACAAACATGTTTCCTGTTTGAACACATGAAAGATCAGTCATTTAGATCTGAAAAAGAAGAGAAAATTGCAGCAACTACAGGTGATTAAATGTTGTTTAAAAGCTGCAAACTGCAGGTGATTACCGACAAGATGAGAAATAGTATATATTCAGTGAACACAGAGTATAATATATACCTAGGTGATGAATAGTATATATTCAGATAAGATGGGTATCAGTACGAAAAATTCACCCTGCTGTTAAGATTCATAAAATTTTCTTAGAAGAGTTTTACTTGAGCAAAATTAATGGTTAAGATAGCTTGATACTGTCTTTgggacacttattttgggacggagggagtaactttTGCGGAGATTAGAATTATGTTTATGCAGAAGTTACAGCTAACTGTCTCAAGTAAAAGAAAGACAAATTAGTCTGATGTAAATTTCTGCTGCACTGAAGCATAATATTGTGATTCTGAATTATCACATTAAGCATGAGTATATTTTTGTGACTTTGAAATGATGGACGCTGCAAGTGGTTTGAGGTTTCTAATGATCAGTTAAGACTATTAAACATTAATTTTTGTCTGAAGAAGTGGGTGTTTCGATTGATGCATCGGGTCAAAATTGTATATGTGATTTAGGTTAACATTGCAATGACCACTTTTCTTGGAACACAAAACTAAGTTATTATTATATACTAGCCCCCCATGATTCTGTTGTATATAAATTCAGTTTTGTGTTCTGGCTACACATTTGTTTAGGTGCAGACCTGTCCCTCTGCCTGGTGCCGCCACCGCCGCCTGCGCCATGCTCGGGCTCCGGCTCCGAGAGTGCATCCTTTCCCATATCCTCTCTTCTCCCTCCAAAGCTGCATTCTCTCcactccgccgcctcctctccgCCACAGCGGCCCCCGTTTTCCCGAACCCTATTAGCTTCGCCGTCGAGGACTACCTCGTCGGTACCTGCGGCCTCACCCGTCCCCAAGCCCCCAAGGCCTCGAAGAAGCTCTCCCACCTCAAGTCCCCCACTAATCCCGACAACGTCCTCGCCTTCCTCGCTGGCCTCGGCCTCTCCGGCGCCGATGCCGCCGCCATCGTCGCCAAAGACCCGCAGTTCCTCTGCGCCAGCGTGGACAAAACCCTGTCCCCCGTCGTCGCCGGGCTCACCCGCCTCGGCCTGTCTAGTCCTGAGATTGGCCGCCTTGTCTCGGTCGTCCACAAACAATGTCGTTACAGATCCATCATCTCCAAGATGCAGTACTATCTGCCCCTCTTCGGCTCCTGCCACAACTTCCTCAGGGCGCTCCAGCGCTCGTCCTACTCCTACCTTCTCTCGTCGGACCTCGATAAGTTGGTCAAGCCCAATGTTGCCTTCCTGAGGGAGTGCGGGCTAGGTGCTTGTGATATTGCCAAGCTGTGTATCCGGGAGCCGAGGATACTGGCAATTAACCCGGAGCGCGTCCGGGCAATGGCGGCATGTGCTGAAAGACTAGGTGTGCGCCGCGGCTCTGGTATGTTCAGGCTAGCGCTACAGGCTGTCGCGTTTCTCAGCGAGGAGAAGATTGCCGCCAAATTGGACTACTTGAAGAATACTTTCAGGTGGTCTGATGCCCAAGTGAGCATTGCTGTGCGCAAGTATCCAAATCTGCTGGGGAAGTCAAAGGAATCTCTGAAGCGCAGGTCCGAGTTCCTGGTCTCTAAGGTGGGGGTGGAACCCGTGTACATTGCTCATCGACCGACATTGCTCTCTTATAGCATGGAGGGCCGACTCAGACCCCGGTACTATGTTATAAAGTTTCTCAAGGAAAATGGACTGCTAGATGGTGACCTGAGCTTCTTTACTGCGGTCAAGATGACTGAGAAGGTATTTATGGAGAAACTCATATCCCCTCACAAGGAAGCTGCACCACACCTTGCTGAAGACTATGCAACAGCTTGCAAAGGGGAAGTGCCAACTAATTTCATATTTAGATGGACCAGGAACAGGCTATGAAAATCCGTAACCTGTGTATGGTGCAAGAAATTTTTCACTCTGTGTAGTAAGTTGGTAACTCCTGCCTTGGTGTTTAGGCCTAACTGGATGTTCACTATCTTTTCCAGTGTGTTTGTTACTTGCCAGTTTGCTCATTGCTAACTCTTGATGTAACTAGTAATAAATTGATTTCTGAACCCCGATATGCTGTTGTTGTCATTCCTTAGAGAAGATCCTTCAAAATATCAGTCTGGTCTGCTTTTATGGCAATTTTTATCTAGCATGTTCCCTTTTGATTTCATTGTATTTTCAGTTGCATCATATTTCAGTTAGTACTAAGTTTGTGGTTCAATGTTCAGTATTTGGATTATTCTTACAAATATTATGACAGTTAGTACTAAAGTTTGTAGTTCAATGTTAAGTATTTACATTATGCTTAGATATATATATTTCTAATTGATGTCGGTTCTTTTTTAACCTTTTGTTTTCTTCCTCCTTATTCATTCCTAAATACCACAGTTGACCTTTCTTTAGTTTGGAAATTCTCAAATTTCTACATATGAATCAGTCTTATCATTTGCACCCCTCATTAATTGTCAGAATAAACCAATTGAGGTGCCATGTATAACAAGCAAATCCAATGAAGTTTGAACTAACACTTGTTCTTGTGGACATATGAAGAAGAAAAGGCTATGAGATTTTCCCACTACAACCTACTGCTTGCACTgagggcaaacgtttttttcttCATATCTGTCTACAATTCAGTGAAATCGTAGATTTATGAATATAGTTTGCAACAAAATTCATCCCAGTTTTCTGCCTTGAAACGACACTGAGACCTTCGATCTGTTGTCCATCCTAACATAAAAAGTTGCGAATTGTTTTCTTTAGCAAGGACTAAGATTTCAGAGTTGCTCGACTAGTACTTGTCTTGCAACCAAATTAGTGTCGCAACATGTCCACGAGTCAGTGCCCTGGGCACTTGGAATCCTTGGTGTTTAGTGATGTATGTATCTGTTCTGATGGTGTTTAATGAGAAGCAGGGATAACTCACCGTGCTACTCTTACCATGACATTATATGCAAACATTTTTCCTGTTGAAACACGTGAAAGATCACAACCATATCGATctgaaaaagaagagaaaaaaatGGGAAATAGTATATATTCAGTAAAAACAAAATATTAGTTCATGAATTAGTAAAGGTTATACCTCGGTGATGAAGTGCACATCAGCACGGTGACTCCAACTCGCTTGTCAGCCATTGGATGTAGTGCGCCTCTGTTCTTTTGCTTGTGCAGAGCGTCAGCAGATCTGGGCTGCTATTGCTATTTTTTGTTCTGCGCAGTGACTTGAACTGAGGTGAGTTAACTTGCTTTTCCTGAATTTCATGATCCAAACAGAGAAGAACTTAAGGGACataagagggggggggggggggggggggggggagggggggggggaatgaAACACTAGGAGGGATGTACATGCTTGTGTTGGTCAGTGCTTTATATTTACGTGGGGACAAATGCATTGGATATTTTGTTCAAATAGGAGGGATATATCTAATCATATTGCCATTTTCTTGCTGTTTTAGTTGCTGCCACAGTGAAGTCGCTGCATAGGTAATGGTCACATCAGATTTGAAGAGGATAGTTTTTCTATTTGCATGATCTTACTTGGATGTAGTAGATGTGAAGCTCAGCTCTAGCGTACACTCTGCTGTCGGTATTTAGAAAAATGTAATACCTATTTCCTAAGATGCACCGCCCTGAACATTTTTAGGAGAATGGCTGCTGTTGATAAAACCCCAAGATGATAGGTGCACTGTTCTGGATTTTTAGGATATCAGCTATCCTATGTATCTTTGAGTTGCTAATTTCAAATTAATAGAATTCAACATCTTTATCCCCATTTGCATTCTTGTTCGAGTTGCGTCTGATTAACCATGTGTTCCACTTATGTAATCATATCCGGTCCCTGCTCTCTGTTTCTGTATCCATGTGCTCCACCACAATGGTAACCATCAGGCCTCGCCGGCAAATCTTGAGCGTTGTCAATGGTTTTTGTTCTGATTGGAGACGAGTGATAAGGATTGTGACGACGGGAGTTTTTGGCAGGAAATTTGCTTGGATCTCTGGCAACACGATCCATAAATTGATTGACTCTGCCCAACTTGAGCTGCTGTGCTGTGTTTGTGAATCACGGACGATGGAAAATAGAAGATGACGGGTGTGGTGAAGAATTCGAAGGGATCTCTGAAGCACAGGTCTGAGTTCCTGTTCTCTAAGGTGGGGGTGGAACCCGTGTACATTGCTTATCGATCGGAAATACTTTCTTATAGCATGGTGGACCGACTCAGACCTGGGAACTATGTTATCAAGTTTCTCAATCAAAATGGACTGCTAGATCGTGACTTGAGCTTATATTCTGCAG
The sequence above is a segment of the Aegilops tauschii subsp. strangulata cultivar AL8/78 chromosome 6, Aet v6.0, whole genome shotgun sequence genome. Coding sequences within it:
- the LOC109765036 gene encoding transcription termination factor MTERF8, chloroplastic encodes the protein MLGLRLRECILSHILSSPSKAAFSPLRRLLSATAAPVFPNPISFAVEDYLVGTCGLTRPQAPKASKKLSHLKSPTNPDNVLAFLAGLGLSGADAAAIVAKDPQFLCASVDKTLSPVVAGLTRLGLSSPEIGRLVSVVHKQCRYRSIISKMQYYLPLFGSCHNFLRALQRSSYSYLLSSDLDKLVKPNVAFLRECGLGACDIAKLCIREPRILAINPERVRAMAACAERLGVRRGSGMFRLALQAVAFLSEEKIAAKLDYLKNTFRWSDAQVSIAVRKYPNLLGKSKESLKRRSEFLVSKVGVEPVYIAHRPTLLSYSMEGRLRPRYYVIKFLKENGLLDGDLSFFTAVKMTEKVFVEKLICPHKEAAPHLAEDYAAACKGEVPTNFRFT
- the LOC141025700 gene encoding transcription termination factor MTEF18, mitochondrial-like; protein product: MLAINPERVRAMVACAERLGVPRGDGMFRLALQAVAFLNEEKIAGKVDYLKNTFRWSDAQVRIAVCGAPFVLRKSKESLKRRSEFLFSEVGLEPVYVAHRPIILCLSLDGRVRPRYYVLKFLKENGLVDRKLSFHTAVMMTEKVFVEKLICPHKEAAPHLSEDYETACKGEVPTNFIFT